In Neofelis nebulosa isolate mNeoNeb1 chromosome 10, mNeoNeb1.pri, whole genome shotgun sequence, one DNA window encodes the following:
- the LOC131486758 gene encoding tubulin beta chain, translated as MREIVHIQAGQCGNQIGAKFWEVISDEHGIDPTGTYHGDSDLQLDRISVYYNEATGGKYVPRAILVDLEPGTMDSVRSGPFGQIFRPDNFVFGQSGAGNNWAKGHYTEGAELVDSVLDVVRKEAESCDCLQGFQLTHSLGGGTGSGMGTLLISKIREEYPDRIMNTFSVVPSPKVSDTVVEPYNATLSVHQLVENTDETYCIDNEALYDICFRTLKLTTPTYGDLNHLVSATMSGVTTCLRFPGQLNADLRKLAVNMVPFPRLHFFMPGFAPLTSRGSQQYRALTVPELTQQVFDAKNMMAACDPRHGRYLTVAAVFRGRMSMKEVDEQMLNVQNKNSSYFVEWIPNNVKTAVCDIPPRGLKMAVTFIGNSTAIQELFKRISEQFTAMFRRKAFLHWYTGEGMDEMEFTEAESNMNDLVSEYQQYQDATAEEEEDFGEEAEEEA; from the coding sequence atgaGGGAAATCGTGCACATCCAGGCCGGTCAGTGTGGCAACCAGATCGGTGCCAAGTTCTGGGAGGTAATCAGTGATGAACATGGCATTGACCCCACCGGTACCTACCACGGTGACAGCGACCTGCAGCTGGACCGCATCTCCGTGTACTATAATGAAGCTACAGGTGGCAAATATGTTCCTCGTGCTATCTTGGTGGATCTAGAACCAGGGACCATGGACTCTGTTCGCTCAGGTCCTTTTGGGCAGATATTCAGACCAGACAACTTTGTTTTCGGTCAGTCTGGGGCAGGCAACAACTGGGCCAAGGGCCACTACACAGAGGGGGCTGAGCTGGTTGACTCAGTCTTGGATGTGGTACGGAAGGAGGCCGAGAGCTGTGACTGCCTGCAGGGCTTCCAGCTGACCCACTCACTGGGTGGGGGCACAGGCTCTGGAATGGGCACCTTGCTCATCAGCAAGATCCGAGAAGAATATCCTGACCGCATCATGAACACCTTCAGCGTGGTACCTTCACCCAAAGTGTCTGACACTGTGGTTGAGCCCTACAATGCCACCCTCTCCGTCCATCAATTGGTAGAGAACACAGATGAAACCTACTGCATTGACAACGAGGCCCTTTATGACATCTGCTTCCGCACTCTCAAGCTGACCACTCCAACCTACGGGGACCTGAACCACCTTGTTTCAGCCACCATGAGCGGTGTCACCACCTGCCTTCGCTTCCCTGGTCAGCTCAATGCAGACCTCCGCAAGCTGGCAGTTAACATGGTGCCCTTCCCACGTCTCCACTTCTTTATGCCTGGCTTTGCACCTCTGACCAGCCGTGGAAGCCAGCAGTATCGGGCCCTTACTGTGCCTGAACTCACCCAGCAGGTCTTCGATGCCAAGAACATGATGGCTGCCTGTGACCCCCGCCATGGCCGTTACCTCACTGTAGCTGCTGTCTTCCGTGGGCGGATGTCCATGAAGGAGGTAGATGAGCAGATGCTCAATGTGCAAAACAAGAATAGCAGCTACTTCGTGGAATGGATCCCCAACAATGTCAAGACGGCTGTCTGTGACATCCCACCCCGTGGCCTCAAGATGGCAGTCACCTTCATCGGCAACAGCACGGCCATCCAGGAGCTCTTCAAGCGCATCTCAGAGCAATTCACGGCCATGTTCCGGCGCAAGGCCTTCCTCCACTGGTACACAGGTGAGGGCATGGACGAGATGGAGTTCACTGAAGCTGAGAGCAACATGAACGACCTTGTCTCCGAGTACCAGCAGTACCAGGATGCCACCGCAGAAGAAGAAGAGGATTTTGGCGAGGAGGCTGAAGAGGAGGCCTAA